TTTTTTGCCAAACCATTTCAGGCCCGCTTTGGAATTTCGATGCATCagatttataaacaaaaaaattgtaagcataataatggaaaaaataaataaatactttaacTTAATCtaacaaacacacaaaatgTAAGCTGATGTGGCtaacaaaatttaaagaacCTCAACCCTGAAGGTAATCCATTAGAAAAGGTTTATCATCGGGAGCGTATGGGGTCAAAGGGACATCGTAGGGCAGCGGAAAGGCTGGCACGCCATCTCTATTATTCCCCAAAGGAAAAGTATCCTCTCCCgtctgaaaaatattaagaattgTAGTAAATCCATTTTGTAAATCTAAAGAATTCAACAAGCTCACCACAAATCTGGGCAGGAAGAGGACACCAGCCTCGTAGTTGGCGATTCGCAGGCAGGGCTGAATGTTCGAGCTTTTATTGAAGCAGCCCCAGGCTGCCTTCGAGAGGTTGGCCGAGGTCAACACAAACCAGTACACGGACTGATCCTCCAGGTTGTAGCGGGTATAGGTTTTTATATGCGGCATCGCTCGTGAGCGATAGCGATCGTTGGACTTCCACTGATGCAGGTAGTCTTTCAGCCACGGCTGCTTGTCATTAGTGTTTTTCCCATAAGGCAGACAGCCGCCGCCCAGCATTCCGTCGTGACTCCCCGAAACGTTTCCAAAACTGGGATAGATCATCTTGAAGGCCGGCATCTGCCGCAGTACTCCCAAAGGCGTGGAGTCCTTTTTGAGGCTGTTAACGAAGTCCTGCTGGATCCAGGCCTGAACGTTGGCTCCCAGGCTCCCGATGCTGGAACTTTGGCAAACGACGGGTATGCGATCGTTGATGGGAGCAGCGTGCTTTGCCAGAAGGGCTCCCAGGCGGGCGTGACCCCAAGGATGGCCTCGTACGGTGCTTTCACGATGACCCCCAGGTACGGATCCCACAAAGAAGACACTGAGGGATATGAATTTAAGTTAATTATAACAGGTTCCTGGTATAATAGCTCACTTGATGGCACTGAAGTCACTCTTTCTAATTCGCGCAATCCAGGGCTGAAGTTGGCTTATTTTGTACTCCACCAGGTAGAGCATCAGGTCCTGCTTGAAGCCTGTCTGACTCTCGCCCGCCCCTGTATCCGCGTCCTCAGGTAACGCGGTCAGTTTCGGGCTGATCCACACACCCTGCGTGCGGTTGTGCCAATCGTCCTCGTACAGGTTCGCTGTAGAAATTACCACCCGCATGGAACCATCGCTATAGGCCAGCAGCATCATTTTTGTGTGGGAGGTGGCAAAGGGGGTCGGCATTTTGACACCTATGGCCGTAACCTGCGGCTTGAACTTGCCGATGCTCAGAAGCTCCGGGGATTCGTCGCCGTACAGCACTAGAAGGGGCTTATCACTGTAAGAAGTGGACATCAGATAAGaactaatatatatacaaaagaAACAAAGATCTTACAGAATCCCCGCAAAGTAATAATGACCCAGAAGCCAGCCAATGTCCACCATAAAGTTAATCTGAACACTGCTCTCGATCTCGCCTAGACTCTCATCAAGGATTTCCTGCAGCGTTACACTCAAAGGTTCGGAGTGAGTGGGCTTCGAGTCAGTAATGGCGGTAAGGAACATGTTATAAGGAGCAGCCTGCTCCAGTTTTTTGGCCATTCCCCCTTTTTCTATCACAACGGGTATGTAGTCCTTAATGTTTTTGGctagcttttgttttttggccaaacgAGAGCTGTCTTGGGATGAGGCACCAAATGAACTTGTAGTTGTCGCAGTTGACGAGGCGGAAGAACTGGAAGAGGCGCCACTGAAGGATCCGGAGCTGGAGGAAGCAGCCGTTGCCGGCGGCTTTGGTTCTGAACGATTCGGTTCCTTCTCCCTTTTGGCTCCCTCCTTAGGAAACAGCTTCTCCAAAAGCTTTAACTGGGTGTGTATAAGCTCGTTTGAGTATTTTGCGGGGATGTCATAGTCCCCAGCTCCATTACCACTTTTATAAATCGCATCCACTTAAGATATACATAAGAATGTTAAGTTgattttttgctttattttcttGCACTTACAATGCGCGTGCGAAAACTCCCCAAAATGGATTGGGTTCTTTCTGTAGCACTTCTCGCCGTATGGACACTCCTTCATcttctttaaatttaagaattaaaaaacaaagaaaatttgtaaacaacaaaattaattttgcaaacgctacgacaaaaacaaagcgCGCTCAGCTGGAGGTGGCATTGGGTCGATAAAACAAATACTGGAATTCATCCGGAaaatgtttaaactttaaagatacaatattataataatattttatacaataAGTATAAAACACAATAACAATaagtataaaataataaaatttcaatttatatcttaaaatttaaatgtatatttttaactttatttttcaaaagttatGGGGGATAGAAGTATCGATatgtacaaaatttaaaagcaaaataatTTTATCGATATTAAACCTAAAACGTTGCTATAAAGCTATCGGGAAAGGTTTTATGTCTACCCCACAGAGGGTGCCTCGGATCAGGGCTTTTATCGATGCAATCGATGTTACCATCGCCGTTTCGCCACCTCTAGCTGTGTGTGCATTTCGTGATaaacaattttgaaaaacaatttACACAATTTGGTGGTGCCCAAGTCGAACAAAATGAGCAAATAAATCAGCGGCGAGTGTTCACTATTACGCGTAAGTAGGTTGCACATCGATTTTCGCGTTTTTCCGTGAAGGGAAGACGATCTTAAGCAACTACGTTGGGTGAAAGAGGAGAGAAAAAAGTTGCCCTGTGTATGTGTGCTACGCTGCTCCTCTTCTTCTCCCCATGTTTGTGTGGTGGGGCAGAAATATATAGTTTGGTTTCTCTCGGCAGGGACGAATTACAGTTTTATTCTCAGCCTCGGATTTATGCTGCAATATGACTGCCCTGCCTGCTCGGGTGTGCGAgctgtgtatgtatgtataagtGCGCGCCATTAATTGAGCGAAGGAAGGagacaaaaacagaaaaagtgCCATCGCTTATAAATACACacataaaatcaaatttttattatgttttgAAAATACTTGAAACCCGTACTTGGGTACCCGTACGGACCCGTAGCCGAAAATTCCTTGCAACCCAAAATACCCGCCAGGCGCCGTCGCCCGCCTCACAGGTGCGGCGGACTTCCATTTCAAGTGCACTGCCCTTCACACAAACAAAAGGcacgaaaacaaaacaatccaATAGGCTGCCCTCCGCGGTGATTAATCAAATTGGGGGAGTCTGTGGGCCTTGCTCACCTTTATGACTCAGCGTCGCGCCTACGCGCATCGCTGGGGCTTGATTGATAATTGGGGCCTCGATGTGTGACGCTTCTTGCCTCCCCCCACAGACCCATTTTCCGCTACCACCCTTACACCGCGTCAAACGGTAAATAATAACAGAACTGGCAAGTCTTATCAGAGACTGCGTCAGAGATGCTAAGCTCTCCAATTGGAGTCGAAAGGGTTGCTCTCCGACTGTTTTTATCGATTAAGATCCTTAaggctattttttatttttatgggaTTTCTTATATGACCCTATATTATGCATTATTGGCACTTTCTGGGAATTCGAGGCATTTATTTTGGCTCGAGTTGTATACACTTTTGTTCAACTATTCGCCCCACGCACACCACCGCGTTCTCCGCGATGTGTGTTTGTCGAGTGCTTATCTAGACTACACTCGGTACTCTGCGCTTTTGTTATCAGCGCGGCGGCAGAGAGCCAGCTAGCAGTACTGCCTCAGGGGGCCGTGTGCAATAGCTACTGCAGTCGTGGGGAGCAGGGCTGTGCTAATAGTTAGCTGTAGGGCACTAACAGGGCTGTGCTGGAAACCAAGAGCTAGTGCCATACAGAATGGAAAGCCCTCTATTAGAAACGGGCTGGATATTTAATTCTTCAGAACAgcttaatttgaatttttcacaAATTATCAACGAATGGAGTTGTTTCAAGATTTAACCCTTTAATGGCCGTGATTCTGTTAATTCTaataattttcaaacataaatTTGAGCCCGTCCAGACACCTTCCTTTTTCGCGAGAtatgtttttgtaaatttccATCACTTAGTTTAGacgaaattaatttaaaaattgaaaacagtctattttttttctattctatgcaagataaaatattgtattcCTCAAGAGTTTAAGTTAACTCTCCCTCGGGTAAAGCTTGGgagaaaattttaataacGTCAACCAACAAGTTAAGAAAAAGGTCtataatttgtattattatttagtatagtatatagcatatagtatatatggatattatttaattaatagtATGGATAGAAGTATATTAATTTTTCAGTTAATCCCCCACCTTCTGCTTACACTATTTAACACCTACAACCACAAATATCAAACTGCGTTTTGTTTCGAAATATATGCATTTCCATTCTAAAATGTAGAAGATCTTTAAATATACAGGTTATTAAATCTGAAATGAACTAACAAGACGCTGGAAACAAATGGAGACGTTAGCGATTCGAACAGGAACGCAGTTCCCATTGTCGACGGTAACTGAGGCGTGCTGTACAAGAATGGAAGGTTGCAATGTATGCACTCGATTCCACTTGGCCAGCCGCTTGacgtgtgggtgggtgggtttGACTTCTCTAGTGGTTGCGATCTGGGTTCTGTTTGGATTCGTTCTTCTCCCCATTTCTGCAGTTTGCTTCGTTGGCTCAATACAGTAGAACCCGACAAAGTTGAACCATAGCGTAGTTGCCAAGGTTTCTAGTCCTAGATGGTAAATCCCCAAAACCGTAAATCATATTTCTAAAATGCCCCAAGAAGGGCCGGAGGTTAGTCCGGAGCTACACCCACGATTGCACCCACTCGCTGGCTTCGGGCATTAACTGCTGTTCTAATTTATGTTGCACATTGTTTAGATAAACATACAGTCTTCCAGACCCCTGCCCCACAGAACCACTCTCCTCCGAAATCACTGATTGGCAATTCAAATTTGCCAGCCCGAAAATTAAGTGCGCAAAGTCAATATTTCAATTTAGGCATAAACCGAGAAAATGCCAAAAACCGAGAAGCATATGAGCCATTTGCATATGCTGGTTGTGGCAAGTAACTGGCTCGGCCTACGCACCGCCGCACCACTGCACCGCCGAGAGTTGCAAATCCAACGGCGGCCTCTTGAAATGAGCTTCAAATGGTTTGTTTTTCCGACTGCCGAGCTGGGGCCGGCCTGCCGAATAATTATGTTATTAATTGGATTTATGCGCAGTTTGTGCAACAAGCAACATGCAAATTTTGTGTAAATGTCTGCCAGAAAATTATTGCCAAAAGGAGCAAGACATGCTGCGGAGATAGTGAAGAATTGTTCGGAAATCCATTTTGAAAATGGCCTATCTTTGGCACCTCATTTTGGAGCGTGATCTACGTGATCAGTGGGCGGGCCCCTCTTGCTAGATATCCATATAAATATCCGCCTGCTTCCCCCTGGCCGTCCTGCCATTGATCTTCTGGCCGCGATAATCCATCCGTTCGACAATAAAACGACaaacaaagccaaacaaaaccCGAAAATTGTCAACACGAATCTGAACCTATTTTTAGACCGTGGCGCAATGGGATTAGCCGATTGTTGTCATAATGCCGGCAACAACTTTATTAAGAAGTGCCCGGAGCAGATCCCTATCGGCGGATTGGCTTTTGCTCCAGACGCTGGGCTCCCAATCGAAGATCAGAGTGGTTACGCTTTCGAGAGCAAAGAGTCGACCTG
This region of Drosophila bipectinata strain 14024-0381.07 chromosome 2L, DbipHiC1v2, whole genome shotgun sequence genomic DNA includes:
- the gkt gene encoding probable tyrosyl-DNA phosphodiesterase, with amino-acid sequence MKECPYGEKCYRKNPIHFGEFSHAHLDAIYKSGNGAGDYDIPAKYSNELIHTQLKLLEKLFPKEGAKREKEPNRSEPKPPATAASSSSGSFSGASSSSSASSTATTTSSFGASSQDSSRLAKKQKLAKNIKDYIPVVIEKGGMAKKLEQAAPYNMFLTAITDSKPTHSEPLSVTLQEILDESLGEIESSVQINFMVDIGWLLGHYYFAGILDKPLLVLYGDESPELLSIGKFKPQVTAIGVKMPTPFATSHTKMMLLAYSDGSMRVVISTANLYEDDWHNRTQGVWISPKLTALPEDADTGAGESQTGFKQDLMLYLVEYKISQLQPWIARIRKSDFSAINVFFVGSVPGGHRESTVRGHPWGHARLGALLAKHAAPINDRIPVVCQSSSIGSLGANVQAWIQQDFVNSLKKDSTPLGVLRQMPAFKMIYPSFGNVSGSHDGMLGGGCLPYGKNTNDKQPWLKDYLHQWKSNDRYRSRAMPHIKTYTRYNLEDQSVYWFVLTSANLSKAAWGCFNKSSNIQPCLRIANYEAGVLFLPRFVTGEDTFPLGNNRDGVPAFPLPYDVPLTPYAPDDKPFLMDYLQG